The Myxococcales bacterium DNA window GGCCACCACGACGGCGAAGTCGAAAATGTCCCATACGTTGTTCGCGAGAACCGTCGGCCAATAGTCGCAGCCGATGTACGAGCGGCTCTCGGCGGCCCCGGCGCACGTCGTCGGTGAGCCGGTTCGGGGTGAACGACCGCCGTCGTCCTCGATGACGAAGCTCCCGTCGCCGCCGCTGCTGGTTTTTCCAGCGTCCGCGTTTCCGCCGAGGCTCGAACGATCGTCGCCCCCACACCCGCCCGCGCCCGAGAGCGCGACGGTCCCACCGGCCGCGAGGAACACGCCGAAGATCCGCTTCATGGGGGCGTCGTTAGCACAAGCCCCGCAGCGGCGGCACGGGCGAGTTGACGGCGCCGCCGTGGCGGACAAGAGAAGCGTCGCCGCCGCCAAGCCTAGCCAAGCCCCGTGGCCCCCACGCGGAAGGGGGCCGCTGCGTTGACACGCCCGTTCTCCCGTGCTTTAAGCCGCCCTCCCGATTTCCCTGCATTTGTCTGCAGGTGGCTCTAGAAAGACCCGTCGCCATGAACACCATCCCCAAGATCGCCGAGCTCGAGTCCGCCCAGCTTCGATCGGGCCTGCCCGAGTTCCGCGTGGGCGATACGGTCCGCGTCTACTACCGCATCGTCGAAGGCGACAAGGAGCGCACCCAGGTCTTCCAGGGCGTCGTGACCAAGCGTCACCGCGCGGGAGCCCGCAGCACCTTCACGGTTCGCAAGATCAGCTTCAACGTCGGCGTCGAGCGCATCTTCATGACGCACTCGCCCCGCATCGAGAAGGTTGAGGTCGTGTCCCGCGGCATCGTCCGTCGCGCGCGCCTCTTCTACTTGCGCGACCTCCAGGGCAAGGCCGCCCGCGTCCGCGACCAAAAGGACGCCTGAGTCTTCCGGCAGCGCCCATGCGCTGCCGCTAGAACCTTGCGGCGAGGCTGAAAGGCCTCTGGATCGCGCTGTGGAGCCTGTCTCCATGGCGCGTCGCCCGTTTTGTCGGCGCGCGACGCGACCCTCCAAAGGTCGCGTAGTTACACGTCGCGGCGGCTGGGCTCGGATCCTGCGGAGGCACTCCTCCTAGGAGTCGCCTCATGAACCGCCCCATCGCCCTGCTTGCCGCGGCACCGCTTGCCGTCATCACGCTCACCCTCGCCGCGTGTGGCTCCTCAGCCCGAGATCCCAACGCCGCGGGCCGTTTGCCCGACGGAGGCGCCGCCGCCACGTCGGACTTCGTGCCCTCCGAAGCGGGGCCCGCTTCTGCCGATGGCGGCGTTTGCCCCAACGTTGATGTGCTCTTCGTCGTCGACAATTCGGGCAGCATGGCCGACAAGCAGGCGCGACTCGCGCAGAGCTTTCCCGGCTTCGCCGCCGCGCTGCAAAAGCGCCTTCCCGCGGCCAAGAGCGTCCACGTCGGCGTCGTGTCGACGAGCGCGTATTACGCCGGCGCGCCGCAAGAGTGCCTCATTCGGAAGACCGAGGGACCCGCATCGAGCGCGTCCCAGTGCCTGCCCGCGGGCGCATTCCTCACCACGGGGGAGAGCGACTTCGCGTCGCGCTTCGCGTGCGTCGCCAAGGTCGGCGCCGGCGGCGACGACGACGAAACGCCCATGAAGAGTCTGCTCGGCGCCTTGAGCGACAAGACCAACGCTCCCAGCGGCTGCAACGCAGGCTTCAGTCGGAGAGACGCGCTCTTGATCGTCGTCCTCATTACCGACGAAGACGACGTGCGCGAGTCCGACTGCGATCCCACGACCTTCTCCGGCACCTGCGGCTCCGGCGGCGACCCCGACGCGTGGGCTCAAACCGTTATCGCCCACAAGGGCGGCCACAAGGAGAACGTGCTCGTCCTGTCGCTCGTCTCCAAGAAGAGCGGTGACTGCTCCAACGTCATCGGCGCCAACGTCAGCGCGTTTACGCATCGCTTTGGTCAAAACGGCTTCGTGGGTGACGTGTGCTCTGCGACCTACGACAAGTTCTTCGAGGACGCGCTGCCGCTCTTCGACCAAGCGTGCACGACGTTCGTGCCGCCACCGAAGTAACTTACGCGTCCCAGCGAGCCGGGAACCGCGCGCGCATCTCACGTTGCCAGCGTTCGTCGCCCGCGAAGACGTCGCCCGAGAGCATCGACGTGATGGCGTGTCGCAAGAACGGGTGCTGCCGCTCGGCGAAGAGCAGCGGTTGGAGTTCGCCGCGATAGAAGGCCTGCACGGCACCCAAGAAGAGGCTCGCTCCCTTGCGTACGAGCGCCTCCCAATCAGCGAAGCGCTCCTTCGACACGTCGCCGTCTCTCAAGGCGCCGTCGATGACCTTCGCGCCTTCGTGGCCGCCGACGATGGCGAGGTGAGCGCCCGTGGAGAACAGCGGATCGAGGAACCCGCCAGCGTCCCCGACGGTGAGCCAACCGTCGCCGCGAAGATCGCGGACGCGGTAGCTGAAGTCGGCCGCGGCCTGCACGGGCCAAGACTGCTTCGCGCCATCGAGGAAACGGGTCGCTACCGGCGACTCAGCGACGGCGGCCGCGAACAGGTCGTCGAGGCTCACCGTCCCTTGCGCGCGCCTCCGCCTCAGCCACTCAGGCTTGACGACGGCGCCGACGCTCGTGCGGCCGTCCCTAAAGGGGATGAACCAGAACCAGCCGGGCTCAAAGACCACGATCTGAATGTCGCCCTCGCGCTCGCCTTCCTCGCGAAAGCAGCGCTGGAAGTGGGAGAAGAGCGCCGTCTGCTCGAGCTGCGGAACTCTCTCGGTCATGCGACCGGCGTGCGCCAAGAGCGCGTCGCGCCCCGTGGCATCGACCACGAAGCGCGCTTCGATACGCGCGCCGCACCCTGCCTCGTCGCTCACCTCCACGCCGGACGCGAAGCGGCGTCCGTGCCGCTCGTCGTAGATCACGCGCGTCACCGTCACGCCCTCGCGAACCTCGGCACCGGTCTTCGCCGCGTGGCGCAAGAGCAGCTCGTCGAACTCGTCGCGCGGAACCTGAAAGGCGCTGCCGACGCTTTTGTCGAAGGCGTCCGCGAACGCGTAGCGCGTTGCCTTGCCGGTCTCGCTCTCGTGAAAGTGCGCGCCCCGCTTCACGATGAAACGCTCCGCCGCCGCGTCGAAGACGCCGATGGCGCGGAGCACAGGCATCGACTGCGGCAAGAGTGACTCGCCGAGGTGGAAGCGCGGGAATCGCTCGCGCTCAACGACGAGCACGCGTCGCCCGAGCTTGGCGAGCGTCGCGGCACAAACGGAGCCGCCGGGGCCGCCGCCGCAGATGACGACGTCGTATTTCACGCGGGCCCTCAGCGCGGCTTGTGACGCTACTCTTGCGGCTTCGGCGGCGGCCCGAGCTGGATGCGCTCGCCGATGTACGCGCCGATGAGCGTGAAGAGCACGCCGATGACGGCCATGATGACGTAGAGGAACGTCGGCAGGACGCGCACCGTCTGGCTCTGCACCAGGAGGAACGTCGCGGGGATCGCCGTCATGAAGCTCGCGACCATCGGCTCAATGAACGTTCGGCCTGGCGAGATCATGCCCACGAGGAGGCCGCCCAAGAACCAGACGGGGATGCACATGATCATTCCGTTGCCACCTTCGAGGTCGATGGCGGTGATGACCATGGGGAGACCGAAGACGATGGCGCCCGTGAGGATGGCCTGCACCGCGAGCGCGATGCCGAGCCATTGGACGTTGACGCCCTCCTGTTGGTAACGGCGCTCGAGCTCCTCTTCGCGTGTGCGCTGGAGCTTGCCCAGGGCTTCGAGTTTGGCGCCGCACGATGCGCAGCGCGCTGACCCGACGGCGTTGTTCTTGAAACCGCAGTTTTGACAAGCGACGTTGGCGGCGGCCATGAGAAGGCCATCATATGCGGGCCCTCGCCAGAAGCTGAAGTTCCTTCTGAATTGCCCTTGAGGAACAAGCGCTTGCGCCGGGGTCGGCGGCCCGTTCGAGGCCCCGCGAGCGCCCTTGTGGGCGCCTCAAGTCCGCGGAAATTGGTCGAGATTCGGCTTCGAGGCCGCCGGTCCTTTGGGGGAAGAAAATTCTTGGGAACGTTCGCCGCCGTAGGATGTCCACCCTTTGGTCGGGTCAATTTCCTCCCGACGACGCTACTCTCCGGAGCGGCCCTCCTCATGGCTCACCTGCCCACAGCGCCCAACGTCATTGAGCTCGCCGCGAGCGAGGAAGCCGTCGACCCGGAGCTCGTCTCGCTCCCCGATCCGCCGCGCACGGAGCGAAACCTTACGGTGGGCGTGCTTCTGCTCACGACGGTCGCGGCGCTCTTGATGTGCGCTGGGCTGGCGCGCGATGTCGGCTACGCAGCCGGCTCGTCCTCGGTGGTGGAGCTGGGCGACTTGGGCGCGGTGGCTCCAACGGCCCTCACGACCAATGCGCACGTGCGCGCATCGGCGCTCCTCGGCGCCGCCGGCGGCCTTCGCTACGAGCGCCCCTTCGAGGCCGACAGCTATCGGCTCGTTCCGGTGGCGGGTCGCACCGATGTGTGGGTCGAGATCCGCGTTCCCGAGCGGCAAGAGACGGGACGCTTCGTGCCGCCGAGCTCCTTCGACGGCCGCCTCGTTCGCATGGATAGCGCTGGCCTCCGCCACCGCGGGCTCTTCGACTTGGCGTCGAGCGCCACCAAGGGCGTCGCTCTTGGTGGTCCAGAGCGCGTGTGGCTCCTCGTCGACGGTGAAACGCCTGACCGCATGCGCTGGGCCGTGATCCTCTCGGGCCTCTTCCTCGGCTTCGCCGTGTGGAACGTGCTCGCGATGGCGCGCCTCCTCAAGCGCGTTCGCTGAGCCGGAGGCGTTCGCGGCGCCTCGAGAACGGAGTACGCTCCCTGGCCGTGCGCGTCATCGTCGTGGGAGCAGGGATCATGGGCACGGCCTCCGCGCTGGAGC harbors:
- the rplS gene encoding 50S ribosomal protein L19, with amino-acid sequence MNTIPKIAELESAQLRSGLPEFRVGDTVRVYYRIVEGDKERTQVFQGVVTKRHRAGARSTFTVRKISFNVGVERIFMTHSPRIEKVEVVSRGIVRRARLFYLRDLQGKAARVRDQKDA
- a CDS encoding VWA domain-containing protein, yielding MNRPIALLAAAPLAVITLTLAACGSSARDPNAAGRLPDGGAAATSDFVPSEAGPASADGGVCPNVDVLFVVDNSGSMADKQARLAQSFPGFAAALQKRLPAAKSVHVGVVSTSAYYAGAPQECLIRKTEGPASSASQCLPAGAFLTTGESDFASRFACVAKVGAGGDDDETPMKSLLGALSDKTNAPSGCNAGFSRRDALLIVVLITDEDDVRESDCDPTTFSGTCGSGGDPDAWAQTVIAHKGGHKENVLVLSLVSKKSGDCSNVIGANVSAFTHRFGQNGFVGDVCSATYDKFFEDALPLFDQACTTFVPPPK
- a CDS encoding tryptophan 7-halogenase; this translates as MKYDVVICGGGPGGSVCAATLAKLGRRVLVVERERFPRFHLGESLLPQSMPVLRAIGVFDAAAERFIVKRGAHFHESETGKATRYAFADAFDKSVGSAFQVPRDEFDELLLRHAAKTGAEVREGVTVTRVIYDERHGRRFASGVEVSDEAGCGARIEARFVVDATGRDALLAHAGRMTERVPQLEQTALFSHFQRCFREEGEREGDIQIVVFEPGWFWFIPFRDGRTSVGAVVKPEWLRRRRAQGTVSLDDLFAAAVAESPVATRFLDGAKQSWPVQAAADFSYRVRDLRGDGWLTVGDAGGFLDPLFSTGAHLAIVGGHEGAKVIDGALRDGDVSKERFADWEALVRKGASLFLGAVQAFYRGELQPLLFAERQHPFLRHAITSMLSGDVFAGDERWQREMRARFPARWDA